A portion of the Vicinamibacterales bacterium genome contains these proteins:
- a CDS encoding aminodeoxychorismate/anthranilate synthase component II has product MRVLVIDNYDSFTYNLVQYLGELGAELDVHRNDRVSVEAIASDPPERIVLSPGPGRPEQAGVMLELIRRLAGRVPILGVCLGHQAIGLAFGGCVVRAPAPRHGKISLVAHDRSGLFADVESPFPAARYHSLAIDPATVPEALVVCARAEDDGVIMGVRHRVWPVHGVQFHPESILTGPGRHILRAFLASAGEVAVAR; this is encoded by the coding sequence ATGCGCGTTCTCGTGATCGACAACTACGACTCGTTCACCTACAACCTGGTCCAGTATCTCGGCGAGCTTGGTGCCGAGTTGGACGTACACCGTAACGATCGCGTGTCCGTCGAGGCGATTGCCAGCGATCCTCCGGAGCGGATCGTGCTGTCGCCGGGCCCCGGCCGGCCGGAACAGGCGGGCGTCATGCTCGAACTGATCCGCCGTCTCGCGGGCCGGGTGCCGATTCTCGGGGTGTGCCTTGGCCACCAGGCCATCGGCCTCGCGTTTGGCGGATGCGTCGTTCGCGCCCCCGCGCCGAGGCACGGCAAGATCTCGCTGGTCGCGCATGATCGCAGCGGCCTGTTCGCTGACGTCGAGTCACCATTCCCTGCGGCCCGATACCATTCGCTCGCGATCGATCCCGCTACCGTTCCCGAGGCACTGGTGGTCTGTGCTCGAGCGGAGGACGACGGCGTCATCATGGGCGTCCGGCATCGCGTGTGGCCGGTGCACGGCGTGCAGTTCCACCCGGAATCGATTCTCACCGGACCTGGACGCCACATCCTCAGAGCGTTCCTCGCGTCGGCGGGCGAAGTCGCGGTTGCACGGTAG